GAATAAGCTTAAAACAGCCCCTGAAGCCATTACTTGAATTTGAATCCGGCAGCAATGATCCGATGGCGGTATTTTTGACTGTTGGTTTTCTTACTATCCTGATTGCCAAGAATATGGGTATCGCTGCTTTGATTCCTAGGTTTTTTCTGGACATGGGCATGGGCGCGGTTATAGGATATTTGATGGCCAAAGTCATCGTATTTTCCATTAACCGCCTGAAATTGTACTACGAAGGGCTGTATCCGGCCGTGGTTATTTCTTTGGTCCTTTTGACTTATGTAATCGCTGTTTTCCTGAAAGGTAATGGGATACTGGCGGTGTATGTTGCGGGCCTGATGCTTGGCCAGGCAGACTTTCCGAATAAGAGGATGATTATAAGATTTCATGACGGCCTGGCATGGCTGATGCAAATCGCGATGTTTATAACATTGGGCCTGCTCGTTTTTCCTTCTCATATCATTCCGTTGATAGGACAGGGATTGTTATTGACGTTTCTTCTTATGGCGATTGCCCGGCCTGTCAGTGTATTACTTTGTCTGTTACCGTTTAAAATGAATATGCGCAAAAAAGCCATGGTCGCATGGGTTGGCCTAAGGGGTTCGGTTCCGATTATCTTGGCGACATTTCCTTTTATGGCGGGCATCGCGCAGGCGGACATTATTTTTAATATTGTCTTCTTTATTGTTATCGCCTCGGTTCTTATCCAGGGGACATCTATTCCGATTGTCGCTAAAATATTGAAACTGGACCTTCCCTGGCCTAATAAAACGCGTTATCCTATTGA
This genomic stretch from Candidatus Omnitrophota bacterium harbors:
- a CDS encoding potassium/proton antiporter; its protein translation is MELEIILLWVAVLIFVSAVSSKLSDRFAIPALLLFLVIGILAGSEGIGRIYFDNARLAKSIGVIALIFIIFSGGLDTNWKDTKPIVWPGIILSTLGVLLTAVITGFFAVYIFKFSLLQGMLLGSIVSSTDAAAVFSILRSKRISLKQPLKPLLEFESGSNDPMAVFLTVGFLTILIAKNMGIAALIPRFFLDMGMGAVIGYLMAKVIVFSINRLKLYYEGLYPAVVISLVLLTYVIAVFLKGNGILAVYVAGLMLGQADFPNKRMIIRFHDGLAWLMQIAMFITLGLLVFPSHIIPLIGQGLLLTFLLMAIARPVSVLLCLLPFKMNMRKKAMVAWVGLRGSVPIILATFPFMAGIAQADIIFNIVFFIVIASVLIQGTSIPIVAKILKLDLPWPNKTRYPIEFEKTEGIDAELTDIIVPYNSGAVGKMIRDLNVPEKCLIMLISRNDKFIIPAGPTIIEGGDVLLVLANTGDLLAFQQELA